From the Tripterygium wilfordii isolate XIE 37 chromosome 6, ASM1340144v1, whole genome shotgun sequence genome, one window contains:
- the LOC119999553 gene encoding LEAF RUST 10 DISEASE-RESISTANCE LOCUS RECEPTOR-LIKE PROTEIN KINASE-like 1.5, with protein sequence MTLASTTLSTTLPSLKKSSMPPLPLLGFIFLLLSDAASVSAHSCHSISSSSSSSCPPFKSTPPFPFSSSPGCGHPAFHLKCSTPYSTISIANLSFTLRSYDPNSSTLLLSPQPSPTTIGAITSLDNCSSLHFLSIPSRSINFSASPFRVSDSSCSRISVLRACSPLKLPNCSHCPWDCKLIKDPLRLIHGCGITHSPLSPQGCQSDVVGYLDEYLRRGIEVEFDVAQDSYFSSCRDCQVKNGVCGFNDTDPSKQFICFPSKSRFSPPWIREENPNLVAILCTIFALACLLIAVAVGATIFRSRRVNSLAIEEDPTTVFLRRHRSASLLPPVFTYEELEASTNKFDPKRKLGDGGFGSVYLGQLTDGRIVAVKYLHTNKHAATANGRAFSAKSFCNEILILSSINHQNLVRLHGYCSDARGLLLVYDYVPNGTLADHLHGPKSVYRKGSLTWQVRFDIAFQIALAVEYLHFAVKPPIVHRDITSSNIFVEKDMRVKVGDFGLSRLLVFPETSGFVWTGPQGTPGYLDPDYHSSFRLTEKSDVYSFGVVLLELITGLKAVDQNRDKSNIALADLVVTKIQMGLLHQVVDPVLEDSIEVVEAVAELAFRCVAAEKDDRPHSKEVVEELRRIRGRTRGLRGTISNLGGDVANV encoded by the coding sequence ATGACTCTAGCGTCAACAACATTATCAACAACTCTCCCCTCACTCAAAAAATCCTCCATGCCTCCACTACCACTTCTgggttttatttttctattactTTCTGATGCTGCTTCAGTATCTGCTCACTCCTGTCACtctatatcttcttcttcttcttcttcatgccCTCCATTCAAGTCCACTCctccttttcctttctcttcttcaCCAGGTTGTGGTCACCCTGCTTTCCACCTCAAATGCTCAACACCTTACTCCACTATCTCCATTGCCAACCTCTCTTTTACTCTTCGTAGCTACGACCCCAACTCCTCCACTCTCCTCCTCTCTCCCCAACCCTCACCGACAACCATTGGAGCTATCACATCTCTCGATAATTGTTCTTCTCTTCATTTCCTCTCCATTCCCAGTCGATCTATCAATTTCTCTGCCTCCCCATTTCGAGTCTCTGATTCTTCCTGCTCTCGAATCTCTGTTCTCCGCGCCTGTTCCCCTCTCAAGCTCCCTAATTGCAGTCATTGTCCTTGGGATTGCAAGCTAATAAAGGACCCTCTTCGCCTCATCCACGGCTGTGGAATCACTCACAGCCCTCTCTCGCCACAAGGATGCCAGAGCGATGTTGTTGGATACCTTGACGAGTACTTGAGACGCGGCATTGAAGTGGAGTTTGATGTGGCTCAAGACTCCTACTTCTCCAGCTGCAGAGATTGCCAGGTCAAGAATGGTGTTTGTGGATTCAATGATACTGACCCAAGTAAGCAATTTATTTGTTTCCCGTCCAAGTCCAGGTTTTCCCCTCCATGGATTCGCGAAGAGAATCCCAATCTAGTAGCGATTCTATGCACAATCTTTGCGTTGGCGTGTTTGTTGATTGCAGTTGCTGTGGGTGCTACAATTTTCCGATCCAGACGTGTAAATTCATTGGCGATAGAAGAGGATCCCACCACCGTCTTTCTGCGCCGTCACCGCTCTGCGAGTCTTCTACCTCCCGTATTCACCTACGAGGAGCTTGAAGCCTCCACCAATAAATTTGACCCGAAACGCAAATTGGGTGATGGCGGATTCGGGTCCGTTTACCTGGGTCAGCTCACAGACGGTCGAATTGTTGCAGTGAAGTACCTCCACACGAACAAGCATGCCGCCACCGCCAATGGCAGAGCCTTCTCCGCCAAGTCATTCTGCAACGAAATCTTGATTTTGTCTTCAATTAATCACCAGAATCTGGTTAGACTTCATGGGTATTGCAGCGACGCGAGAGGGCTGCTTCTGGTGTACGATTACGTCCCTAATGGCACACTCGCAGACCATCTCCACGGCCCAAAGAGCGTATACCGTAAAGGGTCTTTAACATGGCAAGTGAGGTTCGACATTGCTTTTCAAATTGCCTTAGCTGTAGAGTACTTGCATTTCGCCGTGAAACCACCGATAGTCCACAGAGACATTACGTCATCGAACATTTTTGTTGAGAAAGATATGAGAGTGAAGGTTGGGGATTTCGGGCTTTCAAGACTACTGGTTTTCCCCGAAACGTCTGGGTTCGTTTGGACCGGACCTCAGGGTACGCCCGGGTATTTGGATCCGGACTATCATAGTTCGTTCCGGTTGACGGAGAAGAGTGACGTGTACAGTTTCGGAGTCGTGTTGCTGGAGCTGATAACGGGACTCAAAGCAGTGGATCAGAATCGGGACAAGAGTAACATAGCCTTGGCGGATCTGGTGGTAACCAAGATCCAGATGGGTCTGCTCCATCAGGTCGTGGACCCAGTTTTGGAGGACTCCATAGAGGTAGTGGAAGCGGTGGCTGAATTGGCTTTCCGGTGCGTGGCGGCGGAGAAGGACGACCGGCCACACTCCAAGGAGGTGGTGGAGGAGCTTAGGCGGATCCGGGGCCGAACCCGAGGGTTGCGGGGGACGATTTCGAATTTGGGTGGTGACGTGGCAAATGTTTGA
- the LOC120000986 gene encoding tetratricopeptide repeat protein 38, which produces MEGRVKLDKWGYEVNTCSDECIAAINDYYHQVLSYGRKRSVILEAPKHDKDCVLAHILAAHFLCSADPSQSALHIQAAKSRLREATSYEKAIFDVLGYCMSDNRDDDVALELHFKLLREFPRDLVSVKRAQVLCFYMARPDLSLNLVQQVIPHNEQEEYIYGMLAFPLLELSQMADAKEAATKGLNINKQDCWSQHAICHVLQYECHFKEAVEFMEKCSSSWGSCSSFMKTHNWWHIALCYLEGHSPIEKVVEVYDQCIWKELERYDAVSPEVYLNALGLLLRVYVRGELRIFGNRMKVLSDCVSDQVNWYLEWHLDVLILWALAFSGEHSKAEELLKGLKRKFSAMNKKQQQVMQKGILLAEALFEYGSGNDEKALELLGPDFECNGCKIIGVSDEQLDVFKEVFYCILLNTGQATKAIEVIEKHITTREGNPFLWRLMERGYNMASREQEATSAGEKARALEAAYF; this is translated from the exons ATGGAAGGAAGAGTGAAATTAGACAAATGGGGTTATGAGGTTAATACCTGTTCTGATGAATGCATCGCTGCCATCAACGACTATTATCACCAG GTGCTTAGTTATGGGAGAAAGAGAAGTGTGATTTTGGAAGCACCAAAACATGACAAGGATTGTGTTTTGGCCCACATCTTGGCGGCTCATTTTCTCTGCTCAGCTGATCCTTCTCAATCTGCACTTCATATCCAGGCTGCCAAGTCTCGATTG AGAGAGGCCACCTCGTATGAGAAAGCTATTTTTGATGTTCTCGGTTATTGTATGTCCGATAATAGAGATGATGATGTGGCTTTGGAGTTACACTTTAAG CTCCTGAGAGAATTCCCAAGAGATCTTGTTTCTGTGAAGAGGGCACAGGTGTTGTGTTTCTACATGGCTAGGCCTGATCTTTCTCTCAATCTTGTCCAGCAG GTTATACCCCATAACGAACAAGAAGAATACATATATGGAATGCTTGCTTTTCCATTGCTAGAGCTGAGTCAGATGGCAGATGCCAAAGAAGCTGCAACGAAAGGACTTAACATCAACAAGCAAGATTGCTGGTCACAGCATGCT ATATGTCATGTTCTTCAGTATGAGTGTCATTTCAAAGAAGCAGTAGAGTTCATGGAAAAATGCTCGTCTTCATGGGGTTCCTGCTCATCTTTTAT GAAAACGCACAATTGGTGGCATATAGCTCTATGTTATTTGGAAGGCCATTCTCCAATAGAAAAAGTTGTCGAGGTTTATGACCAGTGTATATGGAAGGAGTTAGAAAGATATGATGCTGTTTCTCCTGAG GTTTACTTGAATGCTCTGGGCTTGTTGCTGCGTGTGTATGTTCGTGGTGAACTTAGAATCTTTGGCAACCGTATGAAGGTCCTATCAGATTGTGTGTCGGATCAG GTTAACTGGTATTTAGAGTGGCATCTTGATGTGTTGATATTGTGGGCTTTAGCTTTTTCTGGAGAGCATTCAAAAGCAGAAGAATTACTCAAGGGCTTGAAAAGGAA ATTTTCTGCAATGAACAAGAAGCAGCAACAAGTTATGCAAAAAGGAATCTTG CTGGCAGAAGCGTTATTTGAGTACGGGAGTGGTAATGACGaaaaagctttggaattgcttggtCCAGATTTTGAATGCAATGGCTGTAAG ATAATTGGGGTATCCGATGAACAACTTGATGTATTCAAGGAAGTCTTCTACTGTATATTACTGAATACTGGACAGGCTACCAAAG CAATCGAAGTTATTGAGAAGCATATCACCACGAGGGAAGGCAACCCTTTCTTGTGGCGACTGATG GAGAGAGGCTACAATATGGCGAGTAGGGAACAGGAAGCTACAAGTGCTGGTGAGAAGGCCAGAGCACTAGAAGCTGCATATTTCTAG